Part of the Sorghum bicolor cultivar BTx623 chromosome 1, Sorghum_bicolor_NCBIv3, whole genome shotgun sequence genome, taacttttaaattattgagtttgaaaatatgaaaatcatatgaataaatttatcttaaaaaaactttcataaatatacatatatcattttttgataaatattttttataaaaataaggagtTAAAATTACGCTTTAGAGACCTCGTGTCATTGTcttaaacgactttctttacggTTATAGAGAgggaaaatatgaattaggaATGTAGTGTCTAGTCATACAAAGAATCAATGAAGATTTAGGGACATATAATCAAATGATAACACAGAATTAATGCATTAGGTACAAGTTGCAGATCAGAAattggagggggggggggggggtctcaAGCGTGTACTGTAAACGATAAATCATCGAGGAGTCTTTTCACATTGGCTGGAAACACGGTGGGAACGTTTACCCTccttaagagcatctccaagagcttggctaaaattagtagccaaattctaatgtttagccattttgtaaaatagacaacttcttaaaaaagaaaagatccacaacagccttgctatcagatagctagtctcagtggttggctatatatgggcAACAAAAATCAAGGaatagcaaactttctattttacaaaaccaaatagcacatctgttggagcctatTTTTCTACTATACAAGTTGTAAAAAGCCTTCATAACAAGAATAGCAAAGCTGTTAGAGTTgctcttagagcaactccaacagctttaCTATTCTTGTTAAATACGCTCCAACAGCTTTGCTatttagttttgtaaaatagaaagtttgctatcccttgattttcgctggccatatatagccaaccactcaGATAGCAAAGCTGTTGTGaacctcttcttttttaagaagttatctattttacaaaatagctaaACATTAGAATTTGACTACTAAgtttagccaagctcttggagatgctctaagaactCCAGAACCTAACTCATTTCCAATAGACACAAAGCAAAACAGATTCTACCAGTCTCACGGCACAACCAAATCTTAGATTAAACAGAGCTACATGAAAAAAGGGGATTAGCAAACAAGAAACAAACCCCCAAAAATACAGAATAGATGATGGTGTCAATGGCTAACAGTTCCTCATCCACAATAAAATTACAGTAACATAGAACATTTGCAGAGAAGACATATCAAGCGTGACAAACAATATGGTCGGCATTCTTCTATTCCACACACCGCTATGAAGTCTGAACAACACCATAACACCAAACTACACAAGCTGAGGTAGCCCGTTCAAGAAAACCATTATCTCGTAGGACCTCATGAAGGATTGGTCATTATCTCGGTAGGACCTCATGAAGGATTCTTCACATTATAGTGCATCGACTCCTTTCTTCAGCCTGTGGCGTGCCATTCTGCTGGTACCTGCTTGGGTCTGAAGGGTTGTATGTGAACTGGCTCGTGTCCAGACCATACTGCATTTTAGGTGCAAATAGAACTGTCGtcaagagaggagaagagaacaaAACATATCATAATCATAACACTGAAACAATACATCAAGTAATGTACCTTCTCTCGCATCCTTTGGCTCCAGGCATCATTTCTACTTGCACGCTGATCGAGTGTTGGGACAGGAACACCAGTGGCAGGCACATTTTGGGCATGGATCAGTGGCTGCCGCATGGTAGGGCTTCGGCCAATTGCAATAATTTCATCGTCACTGTCATACTCAGCAGGTTTGTTCATTGCCCTGACAACCAGAGCTAACAGAAAGAGCACTGCCTGTTGCAAATCAGTCAGCattagttttagttttggtgtgaCTACCAACATACAACCTATACTTGACAAGCGACAGCTAAAAGAAAAGACAAAATCCTTACTAAGGCAATATACAGAATTAAGGTGTCAATAGTTTCTGTGCCAGCCCATTAATTATCATGCTAAGTTTCAAATTACCTATAATTTGATCATTATCAGCTGATTACAACATAACAGCAGAATAAATTTGCATTGAACAAACATCTATACATCTCAAGACAGAAAGTCAAAGCCTCCATATGCTCTACTAACAGGTCAAACAAAACAAACAGTGCGGCGTGACGAGAAATTGAAAAGGGGTCGAGGATGTGATTTAGAGTTGGAAAGCATTTGCAAGGACAACTTATGGAGTAGAAGTTGAAGAAGCAAATACAGTGGCAATGCAAAAATAAGAATCAGATGAGCATCCTTTGAGTGTAGTTAAGATCGAAGGATGTAAGATTAGTCTCGTCTCCTACCTCAAAAACAACAACACCAAGAGCAACCCATCTTGCAATCTCCCAGTTTTCCTTCAGAAAGTCATACATAACATCAAAGTTATGTGTCTTGTCCACTGGAATTACCTGCAAAAGAAGTCTATGAGCTACTCAAGCCAATGATAAGGCAAGTTACACTGTAGTAGTTTAGTTCCCAAGACAAGCACCAAACAGAATACTCACATCTTTCCAGCTTTGGTCAAAGAAAATGAATGCAGCAGCTCCAGCTTCAGCAAGGATCAACAATATGACCAAGAAAGCATACTTTTTAGAAGTCAAAGGAAACAAGCATTAATTAATACTGTATCTTATCGTTATAAAATGCCAAATAACTGCCTTTGACGAAATATCATGGGGCTGCAGAAATAGTTAAAATTAAAATCTTATTGCCTCTGCTACTGCTGTTCTATAAGATTGGCGTTTCAGAGTAGTACAGAATTTGTTGGTTTAGCAGGTTCAGCTACTAATAGCCCTCTAGATTTAATGTTCAGCATAATTCCAAGAACTTTTTAGTGTCTTGTGTATGACAAATGGAATCTTCTTTAGAGAGGACAACCGAATGATTTCTAAGAGGCATCATTAAGAAGGATACGAAACACAAACAGCATGTGTTTCTTGTCCCTGCTCCAATGCAGCCAAACAGAGACACGAGGAAGACGATAGCACCAACACCAATGAACAAATAAATAAACCTGCAGGGAACAGAGGCGATAAAATGTCAAACACAATCGTCTTGGCAgtgaaaacaaacaaaaataaacCCATAATTGCCAAACTAAAGAGTCAATCGATGGTTCCAGCTGGAAACTTGGAACAATTCCAATCCACATAGAATTTACCCCCTGCCTTTACCCGCTGCCTAACAGGCTCATCAATCTAACCGCGAGTAACAAATGCTTCATCAGACTGCAGTTTGCAACTGCGAGTTTTGGCTATCATAATATCATTGTGTATTTCAAACATCCGCCTCTTAATCATCCATTACATGGATTGGCAAATTAAAGTAAAACTTGTCCTATTCGAAATTGTGATTGCTACCCCTACTAAGCAAACCTCGCAGTTCCTCTCCATCCAAAATCCTAATCAGTCGCGAGATCACATGGACGGAACTAACATTGATACATCAGAAACAAAAAGGGTCCATAGGCGAGGAACCATCTCACCATGCTTTGGGTAGGTCGTCGAGGAAGCTGTCACCGAGAGCGACAGCCCCCAACAACGGCCGGGCGGAGACGAGCACCTCCGCCGTCAATCCCCCGCCGCTGCCGTCCTCGGATATCTTCGTCCACTCGACGAGCAGGTAGATCCCGTAGCCGACCATGGCGAGGCCGGCGACGGTGAGGATGAAGTTGAGCAGCCTGAGCAGGCACTCGAAGAAGCCCCGGCACGCCGCCATCTGCCGCCCTCCTCCCCTTCCTCCGCCACCGATCAATCGATCGATCAATCAATATACCAATCTACCAATTCCCGAAAAAATAATGCTCCGATTCTCAGGGGAATTCCAACAAATCCCGCCCGAATCGCGCCGAGTTTGGCGCGGCGGGTGAGGACAGGGGAAGAAGGGACAGGAGGAGGACGGGTTTGATTACCTGGCGATGCTTCTTCGCCTGCTGTTCTTCTTCCGTTTCTAATTCTTTTTTAGGTTTTTGGTCGTGATTGAAttgaataaaataaaaatcacTGGGGTGGATTGGGGGAAAGGAGGCGGTGGAGCTGGAGTGGACGAGGGACCCACCAGGTGGCGCGAGGAGAGCCGTCGCCTGAGGCGATGGACGGAGCAGATTGGTTGGGCTGGCAGCATTAGGAATTTGagctggagttttttttttatggCATCGGCGGCCATGCTGACGGTGTACGCGGGGACGGTTGCGCTGGCCGGTAGTGCTCGCCATTATCCTCGTGCGCAGAGGATATGCGCTGGCGGTCGGGTGACAGGAAAGGTCCGAACTGCCCCTCGCTGGTTGAGCCAGTCAGCCGCCGGCGCGTTCGAGATGGCAACGGCATTATCTTAGGAAGGAGAAGGATCAGGGAGAAACATCTCAAAGTATAATGCAATTCATCCCAATAGTAGCAAGTTGCATCCATCATGTATGTAATATTGATTAGTAAACAATAGTGTGAAGATGTGCAACACGATACACAATGATGCTATCGAAGAATAAATTCAAATTGTGATACCTTACCGGCTGATGTCATAATTACAAATGGAATAGAACTTGCTAATTAATAATAACTACAAAATTTAGCTACCGTCAACCTCCACCAAATCA contains:
- the LOC110431668 gene encoding tobamovirus multiplication protein 2A: MAACRGFFECLLRLLNFILTVAGLAMVGYGIYLLVEWTKISEDGSGGGLTAEVLVSARPLLGAVALGDSFLDDLPKAWFIYLFIGVGAIVFLVSLFGCIGAGTRNTCCLCFYAFLVILLILAEAGAAAFIFFDQSWKDVIPVDKTHNFDVMYDFLKENWEIARWVALGVVVFEAVLFLLALVVRAMNKPAEYDSDDEIIAIGRSPTMRQPLIHAQNVPATGVPVPTLDQRASRNDAWSQRMREKYGLDTSQFTYNPSDPSRYQQNGTPQAEERSRCTIM